Proteins from a single region of Arctopsyche grandis isolate Sample6627 chromosome 1, ASM5162203v2, whole genome shotgun sequence:
- the LOC143912549 gene encoding peroxiredoxin-6-like, protein MRLGATIPNFKSNTTKGPIDFYSWVGNSWCVLFSHPADFTPVCTTELGRIAVHFPFFEKRGVKLLAHSCDKLQSHIDWVNDIKSYCLDIPGEFPYPIIGDETRELAIKLDMIDEKDANNPEMAMTVRSLYIIDPNKKLRLSMQYPTSTGRNVDEILRVIDSLQLTDKMKVIATPANWVPGEKVMILPDVSDDEIKRLFPKGIDTVTMPSGCVYIRTTTNY, encoded by the exons ATGCGTTTAGGAGCTACTATTCCCAACTTTAAATCTAACACCACAAAGGGACCCATCGATTTTTATTCATGGGTTGGAAATTC gTGGTGTGTTCTTTTCTCTCATCCAGCTGATTTCACTCCAGTTTGCACAACTGAATTGGGTAGAATCGCTGTacattttccattttttgaaaagAGGGGTGTTAAACTTTTAGCACATTCATGCGACAAACTTCAAAGCCATATTGATTGGGTTAAT GATATTAAGTCATATTGTCTTGATATTCCCGGGGAATTTCCTTATCCTATTATCGGAGATGAGACAAGAGAATTGGCTATTAAATTAGACATGATCGACGAGAAAGATGCCAACAATCCTGAGATGGCCATGACCGTACGATCTTTGTATATCATAGATCCAAACAAGAAACTTAGACTTTCGATGCAATATCCAACATCAACTGGAAGAAACGTTGA TGAAATACTACGTGTAATTGATTCTCTGCAACTCACTGATAAAATGAAAGTAATCGCAACTCCTGCAAACTGGGTG CCCGGGGAAAAGGTCATGATTTTACCTGATGTATCTgatgatgaaataaaaagaTTGTTTCCAAAAGGTATCGACACTGTTACCATGCCTTCAGGATGTGTTTACATAAGAACAACAACAAACTACTAA
- the LOC143912566 gene encoding mpv17-like protein — MSKIILSLASFGTKIVAFSNRHPVCRGMVSYGAIWPTSCLIQQTINGKRWDTYDWGQCGRFALYGSCFTAPTLYLWVRLLTKVYPKTTFKAAVIKAVVEQVSYGPSAMICFFFGMSILEGRSIEQSVEEVKVKFWPTYKVGFFFWPSFQTINFYFIAEKNRVPFVSVCSLVWTIFLSYMKQLEADKIAKEGLLIS, encoded by the exons atgtctAAGATTATCTTATCGCTCGCTTCCTTCGGTACAAAAATTGTGGCCTTCAGCAATAGACATCCAGTATGTCGAGGAATGGTATCTTACGGTGCTATATGGCCGACTTCATGCTTAATACAACAAACGATCAACGGCAAACGATGGG ATACCTATGATTGGGGCCAGTGTGGGAGATTTGCGCTTTATGGGTCATGTTTTACGGCACCGACACTATACTTATGGGTGAGACTTCTAACCAAAGTTTATCCAAAAACGACTTTTAAAGCTGCAGTTATTaag GCAGTTGTAGAGCAAGTGTCTTATGGCCCCAGCGCTATGATATGTTTCTTTTTTGGAATGAGCATTTTGGAGGGAAGGAGTATAGAGCAATCCGTTGAGGAAGTCAAAGTTAAATTTTGGCCTACTTATAAG gtTGGTTTCTTCTTTTGGCCAAGTTTCCAAACAATAAATTTCTATTTTATCGCTGAAAAGAACCGAGTACCATTTGTAAGTGTGTGTAGTCTTGTTTGGACAATTTTCTTATCATATATGAAACAACTTGAAGCTGATAAAATTGCCAAAGAAGGTTTATTAATTAGTTGA
- the LOC143912559 gene encoding intraflagellar transport protein 81 homolog — translation MTEQLKFIITELNKELGTSYDLIKFDSLNEVQHLQVLVDLLANLDAGQKFDVNEEEPESISVKLLDMIRNVKYRPDVGIEISLFRKNLLTGERTTIFSILEWLLKNSNQVKKTAYLAKFLIRPDIPNDILGNADMAELLEVHDKLVEEFKESHRYTASMEHNNPSEVINDIKEMAMERDIVIKRLEVAQLNLSDVSNKETVLSTAKSMRIQQEKSKKLTSQLSEQKEKLKRASDQLQRNLGVFRGQTSAPRAPGDLIQKLNEELKVNEYLAKDKLPQELSNVRRDVELLQSVHSYGHVQRENLLQIQEKIDNVNKDIESLVQKKLALTDPHDDKLAPFRHQAAIIKRNKEAVAEKLEELKNEFRELEAQLSEKQLQVQKLLGDTVLRGEELKKYVNKLRTKSNVYKKQRSTLSSLKTEVGVLSRTLEILQTRDATLELALLNHKKLNINLDSSDIHDDIDTDDLSTKTPQELSQIIVQISGKLNEVKQDILPISNHLKPLKEEYQQLQQQHDQKKRVYDSTSINLTSQMEPLDQEVADLQKKLESKEDEWKVLRQRIEKAEQLLSVIEQENVSRNIEVSTPRQPSRLETLQMQIHQQEKQAALLKEEQKFVSERQSMLGEQSMMWNHLLELLECKIQCMDDAVDKQGSVTITKQSQTLIL, via the exons atgactgagcaacttaaatttattataactgAGTTAAATAAAGAACTTGGAACCTCGTATGATCTCATAAAGTTTGATTCTTTGAATGAAGTTCAGCATCTGCAGGTACTAGTCGATCTTCTAGCAAATCTGGATGCTGGTCAAAAG TTTGATGTGAATGAGGAGGAACCAGAGTCCATCTCGGTGAAGTTGTTGGATATGATACGAAATGTAAAATACAGACCGGATGTCGGAATTGAAATATCACTTTTCCGTAAAAATCTCCTTACAGGAGAACGTACCACTATATTTTCGATACTTGAATGGCTTCTGAAAAACAgtaatcaagtaaaaaaaacagCATATTTGGCTAAGTTTCTCATACGACCAGATATACCAAATGATATATTAGGAAATGCTGATATGGCAGAGCTTCTTGAAGTCCATGATAAACTGGTCGAAGAATTCAAAGAATCGCATAGATATACCGCTTCAATGGAACATAACAATCCATCAGAAGTCATAAATGACATCAAAGAGATGGCGATGGAGAGGGATATTg tAATTAAGAGATTGGAAGTGGCACAGTTGAATCTTTCcgatgtttcaaataaagaaacagttttgagTACGGCGAAGAGTATGAGAATTCAacaagaaaaatcaaaaaagctCACATCAcaa tTGTCAGAACAAAAAGAAAAACTGAAACGAGCATCTGATCAACTACAGCGTAACCTTGGTGTATTTCGTGGACAAACGTCGGCACCAAGAGCTCCCGGTGATTTAATCCAAAAATTGAACGAAGAACTCAAG gttAATGAATATCTTGCTAAAGATAAATTGCCGCAGGAACTTAGTAATGTGAGACGGGATGTTGAACTTCTTCAGAGTGTTCACAGCTATGGACATGTACAAAGAGAGAATCTTCTTCAAATACAAGAAAAA ATTGATAATGTGAACAAAGACATTGAATCGTTGGTGCAAAAAAAACTAGCACTAACAGATCCTCACGATGATAAATTGGCCCCATTTAGACATCAGGCGGCTATTATTAAGCGTAATAAGGAAGCTGTTGCTGAAAAATTGGAGGAGTTGAAAAATGAATTTCGAGAGTTGGAAGCACAATTGTCTGAAAAACAATTGCAG GTCCAAAAGCTACTTGGCGATACAGTTTTAAGGGGcgaggaattaaaaaaatacgtcaATAAATTAAGAACCAAAAGTAATGTTTACAAAAAGCAAAGATCTACCCTATCTTCTTTGAAG acAGAGGTTGGCGTATTGTCTAGAACTTTGGAAATTTTACAAACAAGAGATGCGACACTTGAATTAGCTCTTCTTAACCATAAAAAGTTGAACATAAATTTAGATTCAAGCGATATTCATGATGATATTGATACTGATGATCTTTCAACAAAAACTCCACAAGAACTATCTCAG ATAATCGTTCAAATTTCTGGTAAGTTAAATGAGGTAAAGCAAGATATTTTACCAATTTCTAACCACCTAAAACCTTTGAAAGAAGAATATCAACAATTACAACAACAACATGATCAGAAAAAAAGA GTATATGATTCAACATCAATTAATTTAACATCGCAAATGGAACCATTAGATCAAGAAGTCGCTGATTTACAAAAGAAATTGGAATCGAAAGAAGACGAATGGAAAGTTTTGCGGCAAAGAATTGAAAAAGCTGAACAATTGCTAAGTGTTATTGAACAAGAAAACGTATCGAGGAATATCGAAGTTTCAACACCAAGACAGCCTTCGCGTTTAGAAACATTACAAATGCAGATACACCAACAAGAAAAACAAGCAGCACTATTAAAAgag gAACAAAAGTTTGTAAGTGAACGGCAATCTATGCTCGGAGAACAATCAATGATGTGGAATCATTTATTAGAGCTTCTTGAAtgtaaaattcaatgcatggaTGATGCTGTGGATAAACAAGGCTCGGTCACCATTACAAAACAATCTCAAACTTTAATTTTGTAA
- the LOC143912578 gene encoding ATP-dependent RNA helicase DDX54 produces MDEDEDLPGFNIDGGNEDDNENATKKTSKKKGGGFQSMGFCASLLKGIKNRGYKLPTPIQRKSIPLALEGRDVVAMARTGSGKTACFVLPILEKLLSTSGRTSSVKTVRALILTPTRELALQTLRFVRELGKFTGLKANAVLGGDSMEQQFTTMHLGKPDIIIATPGRFLHLCVEMDLQLSSVEILVFDEGDRLFELGFGEQLREILARLPISRQTLLFSATLPSALVEFARAGLSDPILLRLDVEWKLPPALWLGFIWCRSEQRESALLLLLSSLLTKSSPQAVVFTATRHHCEYLHLILGRAGINSVCIYSGLDSSARKIAAAKFTSRKCAVLLVTDVAARGLDLPALDTVINYHFPAKPKLFVHRVGRSARAGRSGRAISLVTVDDIPHLLDLHLFLGSNPTTADSLSQTTFGKENKNCPSGLWGCLSSDLLEMRQSDVLLWQNEATDITEMHRVCRNAWGQYLRCRETASNESNKRAKLLKPPNKVHPYFSTNKETAESAATDNLILEMKKYRPKGTILEIGAKSDAPNYLAMKAKRLWHKDKIIPIQEDKPVTTSTQALVLHESNDETKEEDLTAAFSTIIGGHTKFDAKKIYSKKKKKTNEVVRDPNYIPHEASDRHTEMGLAVNFGSEAQKAELELAPDTHEDLRKGHQQLKWDRKRKKMVHVDPDGGRGKMIRTESGNRIPASYRSGRYEAWKQKYHQAEDNDDDDEDENQPRPFTKLVSEFRPRWVKHNEKLALKKANKTGSELKTNQQILKDRLKKQKMKSKKSKGKKVKGGRGKRR; encoded by the exons ATGGACGAGGACGAAGATTTGCCAGGATTCAACATCGATGGTGGCAATGAAGATGACAACGAAAATGCCACCAAAAAGACATCGAAGAAGAAAGGGGGAGGCTTTCAATCGATGGGATTTTGCGCTTCTCTTCTTAAAGGGATTAAAAATAGAGGTTATAAACTTCCAACGCCGATTCAACGTAAA AGTATCCCATTAGCACTAGAAGGTAGAGATGTTGTAGCGATGGCTCGCACGGGTTCAGGAAAAACTGCCTGTTTTGTTCTTCCAATATTGGAGAAACTTCTTTCTACCTCGGGAAGAACGTCCTCAGTTAAAACAGTTCGAGCACTTATTCTGACTCCCACCCGAGAATTGGCTCTACAA ACTTTGAGATTTGTAAGGGAATTAGGAAAGTTTACTGGTTTGAAAGCCAATGCTGTTCTTGGTGGTGATTCTATGGAACAACAATTTACGACGATGCATTTGGGAAAACCGGATATTATCATTGCTACTCCTGGTCGTTTTTTACATCTTTGTGTTGAAATGGATTTACAGCTTTCTAGTGTTG AAATATTAGTGTTTGATGAAGGCGATAGACTATTCGAACTTGGTTTTGGTGAACAACTTCGTGAAATTTTAGCTCGTTTACCAATTTCAAGACAAACTTTACTGTTTTCTGCAACATTGCCTTCAGCACTTGTTGAATTTGCAAGAGCTGGATTGTCGGATCCAATTTTGCTGcg TCTTGATGTTGAGTGGAAATTGCCTCCAGCGTTGTGGCTAGGCTTCATTTGGTGCCGAAGTGAACAACGAGAATCTGCTTTACTTTTACTGCTCTCCTCATTATTAACGAAGTCTTCACCTCAAGCTGTTGTTTTTACTGCTACTAGACATCATTGTGAATATTTACATCTT ATTTTAGGCCGTGCTGGAATTAATTCTGTGTGCATATATTCTGGGTTAGATAGTTCTGCTAGAAAAATTGCAGCTGCTAAGTTCACATCACGTAAATGTGCTGTTTTACTTGTAACTGATGTTGCAGCCAGAGGCTTAGATTTACCAGCCTTGGATACCGTTATAAACTATCATTTTCCAGCAAAACCTAAACTTTTCGTTCATAGAGTTG GAAGAAGTGCTCGTGCAGGACGATCTGGTAGAGCAATATCATTAGTCACTGTTGATGATATTCCTCATTTGTTAGATCTGCACCTGTTTCTTGGTTCTAATCCCACCACGGCTGATTCTCTATCGCAGACAACATTTggcaaagaaaataaaaactgtCCATCGGGACTGTGGGGTTGCCTTTCATCTGATTTATTGGAAATGCGACAGTCAGATGTTTTGCTATGGCAGAATGAAGCCACAGATATT ACTGAAATGCATAGAGTGTGTCGGAATGCTTGGGGTCAATATCTTCGCTGTCGTGAAACTGCATCAAATGAGTCCAATAAACGTGCAAAGCTCTTAAAACCACCGAATAAAGTTCATCCATATTTTTCTACCAATAAagaaactgcagaaagtgctgCAACGGATAATTTGattttggaaatgaaaaaatacagaCCCAAAGGA acAATTTTAGAAATTGGTGCTAAAAGTGATGCCCCCAATTATTTAGCAATGAAAGCTAAACGGCTATGGCATAAAGATAAAATTATACCAATTCAAGAAGATAAACCTGTGACCACAAGTACACAAGCGCTTGTTTTG cATGAATCAAACGATGAAACTAAAGAAGAGGATTTGACTGCTGCATTTTCAACAATAATTGGAGGTCATACAAAATTTGATGCGAAAAAGATTTAtagtaaaaagaaaaagaaaacgaATGAAGTTGTTAGAGATCCTAATTATATTCCACATGAAGCAAGTGATCGTCACACTGAAATGGG GTTGGCTGTTAATTTTGGAAGTGAAGCACAAAAAGCAGAACTGGAATTGGCCCCCGATACTCACGAAGACTTGAGAAAAGGTCATCAACAGTTAAAGTGGGATCGTAAAAGGAAAAAGATGGTTCACGTTGATCCT GACGGCGGACGGGGTAAGATGATTCGCACAGAATCTGGTAATCGAATTCCAGCATCATATAGAAGTGGACGATATGAAGCTTGGAAACAAAAATACCATCAAGCTGAAGacaatgatgacgatgatgaagATGAAAACCAACCTCGTCCATTTACTAAGCTGG tttccGAGTTCAGGCCGCGCTGGGTTAAGCATAACGAAAAACTTGCTTTGAAAAAAGCAAATAAGACTGGTAGTGAATTGAAAACCAACCAGCAAATTTTGAAAGACAGACTTAAGAAACAAAAGATGAAGTCTAAGAAATCAAAGGGGAAAAAAGTGAAAGGGGGCCGTGGGAAAAGACGTTAA